The genomic interval GGCAAGCGCCGCAAATGCGATTACGACAATCATCATAATTGCGGCGAGTACCAGGATGGCCGCGCGGCGAGATGTGTTTGGTTTATTCACGAAGACCCAGCGTCTCATGTGCGTTCTCCTGCACCAGGGTTGAGGGCAGTTTTGATTGTGGAATCGGAAATGTGGCTATGTGTGGACACGGACCAGCGCATTGGTCCATGAAGAGGCGATCAGATTGTGGCAGGGGGGGAAGCGAGGTGAATTGAGATCGCGGAGACTGCCCGAGAATCGGGAGGCGATCAAAAGGCAGGTTGGTTTTGCATCATCTTCAACATCGCGCCGTCTTGATTTCGGGAGATGAAAACTCGTGTGGTTTTCCGGAGAATATTGAGGTTTTGCGCACCCATGATTGCATAACCGTTAAAGTCCGTCAGAACGTCAAGGATTCAGCGAGAGATCCTCGGTTCACGTAGGTATCGTAAAATTCTCCGTACGTGCGACGGACATTCAAAGTCGCAGTAGAAACGCGTCAATCGTTACGGCCGCGACAATCCGGCCATTGGGCTGCGAAATTCACGTGACATCCGAGAATTCTGCATTCGCGCGGCCAATCAACACTAAGAGTTGAATGCCATCAATTCGCCGCTCTTACGGCCACGCAGAATTGATCGGCATCCCTTCCAAATCGGCGGTCGTCGAAAATCACTTTTGGCGACTTCCTCCACACCGCCCCCCCCCATTCACCGATTCGTTCACGCTGATTCGCCAGGCCACGCCGGGCGAAAACATCTGTCAATTTCCAAGCAATTCCGTTTCAAGGTCATCAGAAATGTACCAACGAACCCCCGTCGGAGGACCGAACCGTCGTGGCGCGGCCGCCGTTGAAATGGCGCTTGTGACTCCGTTTTTTGTGATGCTCGTCTTTGGCATCATCGAGTTCGGGCGTGCCATGATGGTATGCAACTTGATTACCAATGCGGCGCGAGAAGGCACGCGGGCGGCGGTCTTAGATGGATCGACCAATGCCGCCGTCACTCAGTCCGTTCAGACGTTCCTCGTGGGGGCTCTCGGCGTCTCTGCTTCAGACATCAGCGTTGCAATTGCCGTCACGCCCGCGACCGGAAATCCGAGTCCGGGGAATGTCATCGCAAATTGTTTGCCGCGTGATTCCATCACCGTCACGGTTCAAGTTCCCTACAATCGGGTCGCGCTGATTCCAGGGAATTACTTGCAGAGCAAACAGTTGATTGGCCAGAACACGATGCGGCACGAATGACGCGGAAAATCGTGGGCGAGTTTCATAGAGGTGATGTTTGGAAACGCGATGAAGGGGGGCACTCGGTTCGAGGCGATCCGCTTATCACCGGCTACTCATAGCGCAGGGCCTCGATCGGATCAAGTCGGCTGGCGCGGCGTGCAGGATAGTATCCGAAGAAGACGCCCACGGCGGCCGCGAAGGCAAATGCCACGCAGCCCGCGGTGATTGAGACTTCGTGAGTCCATTTCGTTCCGGTCGTGAACGAGTTGATCATAGTGACCAGTCCAATCGATGCACCGACGCCGAGCAGAAAACCGATCATCCCGCCGATACACGAGAGCAGGACTGCTTCGACCAGGAACTGTCTGAGGATATCAGTTGACCGGGCTCCAACGGCCATTCGAATGCCGATTTCACGCGTTCTTTCGGTGACGGACACGAGCATGATGTTCATGATTCCCACGCCGCCAACGACCAGCGAAATTCCCGCAATGCTTGCCAGCATCAGGGTCAGAGTGCCAGTTACGGCGCCGAAAATGTTCGCAATTTCGGTAGTGTTCTGGACAACATAGTCGCGCGCCTGCCCAGGCTGAATCCGATGCCGCTCTGACAGAAGTTGATCGACTTCGAGTTGCGCATCGGCCATGGCATTCATCGAGCGTGCCGAGACCATGATTGCTCCGACGTTGTCAAACTCTGATCCTTGCAGGCGTTTTCGAACGGTCGTGTACGGAAGGAGGACCAGGTTATCCTGATCTTGTCCGACCATATTGGCGCCCTTTTTCTGCATGACGCCCACGACGCGAAAGGGGATGTTCTTGATTCGAAGCGTCTCTCCGATCGGATTCACGGTCTGAAACAGCTTGGCCACAATCGTGGCCCCGATGACACAGACTTTATTGGCACTGTTGATATCACGCTCGCTGAAGAATTCGCCTTTCTGCGTCGGCCAGTTTCGGACGATAGGAAAGTCTTCGCCGACGCCCTCGATTTCGCGAGGGCTGAAATTGGAACTCCCGTAGATCACTTGGCCAGATGTACCAATGACAGGGCTCGTCGCCAGCACCGAGGGACAGTCTTTCGCGATCGCCTCGGCGTCGCGCGCCGTCAGTGTCACGAT from Schlesneria paludicola DSM 18645 carries:
- a CDS encoding TadE/TadG family type IV pilus assembly protein; translated protein: MYQRTPVGGPNRRGAAAVEMALVTPFFVMLVFGIIEFGRAMMVCNLITNAAREGTRAAVLDGSTNAAVTQSVQTFLVGALGVSASDISVAIAVTPATGNPSPGNVIANCLPRDSITVTVQVPYNRVALIPGNYLQSKQLIGQNTMRHE
- a CDS encoding ABC transporter permease — encoded protein: MRAGLTVLGVVIGIAAVTTMVSLGQSASALVQGQFRALGTNMILVFPGHRNREGLQQAIVTLTARDAEAIAKDCPSVLATSPVIGTSGQVIYGSSNFSPREIEGVGEDFPIVRNWPTQKGEFFSERDINSANKVCVIGATIVAKLFQTVNPIGETLRIKNIPFRVVGVMQKKGANMVGQDQDNLVLLPYTTVRKRLQGSEFDNVGAIMVSARSMNAMADAQLEVDQLLSERHRIQPGQARDYVVQNTTEIANIFGAVTGTLTLMLASIAGISLVVGGVGIMNIMLVSVTERTREIGIRMAVGARSTDILRQFLVEAVLLSCIGGMIGFLLGVGASIGLVTMINSFTTGTKWTHEVSITAGCVAFAFAAAVGVFFGYYPARRASRLDPIEALRYE